One Hordeum vulgare subsp. vulgare chromosome 4H, MorexV3_pseudomolecules_assembly, whole genome shotgun sequence DNA window includes the following coding sequences:
- the LOC123447755 gene encoding probable O-methyltransferase 2 has translation MAGGEAATMEVPTDAELLQAQADLWRHSLYYLTSMGLRCAIKLGIPTAIHRLGGVTSLPDLMAALSLPASKQPFLGRLMRVLVTSGVFAAGGNGSESGSEAGELFSLNPLSRILVDGVVGHDEHHSQTSFVLAATSPFYTEAALGLADWFRKDVTGPAVPSPFEDVHGASLFDESTALLDKELDELVTEGLAAHDNLGIGTIMRECHDLFKGLESLTDCCGGDGTTARAITKAHPHVKCTVLDLPKVIDKAPSDGIVNCVAGDLFHSVPKSQAVMLKLVLHHWSDEDCVKILSQCRDAIPSHEEGGKVIIIDIVVGPSLGPVMFEAQLLMDMLMLVNTRGRQRTENDWHELFMKAGFSDYKIVKKLGARGVFEVYK, from the exons ATGGCCGGCGGTGAGGCAGCGACCATGGAGGTCCCCACGGATGCCGAGCTGCTGCAGGCACAGGCGGACCTGTGGCGCCACAGCCTCTACTACCTCACGTCCATGGGGCTCCGCTGCGCCATCAAGCTCGGCATCCCGACGGCCATCCACCGCCTCGGCGGGGTCACCTCGCTGCCGGACTTGATGGCCGCGCTGTCGCTTCCGGCGAGCAAGCAGCCATTCCTCGGCCGCCTAATGCGTGTGCTGGTCACGTCGGGTGTCTTTGCAGCCGGCGGCAACGGCTCCGAGTCCGGGTCCGAGGCGGGGGAGCTCTTCAGCCTCAACCCACTGTCGCGCATCCTGGTGGACGGCGTGGTCGGCCACGACGAGCACCACAGCCAGACGTCCTTCGTGCTCGCCGCGACGTCGCCCTTCTACACGGAGGCCGCGCTGGGGCTGGCCGACTGGTTCAGGAAGGACGTCACGGGGCCGGCGGtgccgtcgccgttcgaggacGTGCATGGCGCGTCGCTCTTCGACGAGAGCACGGCGCTCCTGGACAAGGAGCTCGACGAGCTGGTCACCGAGGGGCTGGCGGCCCATGACAACCTTGGCATCGGCACGATCATGCGGGAGTGCCATGACCTCTTCAAGGGGCTCGAGTCTCTCACCGACTGCTGCGGTGGCGACGGGACGACGGCAAGGGCCATCACCAAGGCACATCCGCATGTCAAGTGCACCGTGCTGGACCTTCCCAAGGTGATAGACAAAGCTCCATCTGACGGTATCGTCAACTGTGTCGCTGGTGACTTGTTCCACTCCGTCCCCAAGTCTCAGGCGGTGATGCTCAAG CTTGTGCTGCACCACTGGAGTGACGAGGACTGTGTCAAGATCTTGTCTCAATGTAGGGATGCCATTCCTTCACATGAGGAGGGAGGAAAGGTGATCATTATAGATATTGTGGTGGGGCCTTCATTAGGGCCAGTAATGTTTGAGGCCCAGCTTTTGATGGACATGCTCATGCTTGTGAACACAAGAGGCCGTCAGCGTACTGAGAATGACTGGCATGAGCTCTTCATGAAAGCAGGGTTCAGTGACTATAAGATTGTCAAGAAACTCGGAGCACGGGGCGTCTTCGAGGTCTATAAGTGA